The following proteins come from a genomic window of Malus sylvestris chromosome 4, drMalSylv7.2, whole genome shotgun sequence:
- the LOC126619722 gene encoding uncharacterized mitochondrial protein AtMg00810-like → MGFKASLSDSSLFVKQDGVDVIILLLYVDDIILTGSSSQKVQKVITELAAVFELKDMGILTYFLGLQVQYKVNGDIFVSQFKYIKDLLHKVEMDSCKPAATPCKPYNSLLLDEGGMLADPSLYQGLVGSLQYLTFTRLDIAFAVNSMCQFMASPTEMHFGAVKCILRFLQGTMQHVITFLANTELGITTFSDSDWAADLNTRRSVTVYVVYIGCNPVSWQSKKQSSVSRSSA, encoded by the coding sequence ATgggtttcaaagcttcattatCAGATTCCAGTTTGTTTGTTAAACAAGATGGTGTAGATGTTATCATTCTCCtactttatgtagatgatataatATTGACTGGATCTAGTTCACAAAAGGTACAAAAAGTAATAACTGAATTAGCTGCAGTGTTTGAACTAAAAGATATGGGTATATTGACATACTTTCTTGGATTGCAAGTTCAATACAAAGTAAATGGGGATATCTTTGTAAGTCAGTTCAAATATATAAAAGATTTGTTGCATAAGGTTGAGATGGACTCGTGTAAACCTGCAGCTACTCCATGTAAACCTTATAACTCATTACTACTCGATGAAGGAGGAATGCTAGCTGATCCAAGTTTGTATCAAGGTTTAGTAGGCTCACTGCAATATCTAACTTTCACAAGGCTCGATATAGCCTTTGCAGTGAATTCAATGTGTCAGTTTATGGCATCACCTACTgaaatgcattttggagctgtTAAATGCATATTAAGGTTTCTTCAAGGAACAATGCAGCATGTAATTACATTTTTAGCAAACACAGAGTTAGGCATCACAACCTTTAGTGATTCAGATTGGGCTGCAGATTTAAATACCAGAAGATCTGTAACTGTCTATGTTGTGTATATTGGTTGTAATCCAGTGTCATGGCAATCCAAGAAACAATCTTCAGTTTCAAGGAGTTCGGCATAG
- the LOC126617587 gene encoding phospholipase A1-Ibeta2, chloroplastic-like, with translation MMLVGPKLPAHNLNQFQAGRASFRNYTSPLNPSTRAPSSCSYSPASIKPGSKSTELTRLHLANLDKLLQTPPPPQTQLDPQPDLQKDKDPKKNGSRENRGRGLLGGLNLSRLWTQVKGAAEDMSPRHLKRLQRLLSKTGEYSPRNNLGTRWREYHGSNNWAGLLDPLDENLRREVVRYGEFIQAAYQSFHSNPAMSAEEARLPRNVALPDRSYKVTKSLYATSSIGLPDWVDEVRPDLSWMTQRSSWVGYVAVCDDKREIARMGRRDIVIALRGTSTCLEWAENLRAQLIQMPSTEQGQQEGQAKVECGFLSLYKTRGAHVPSLAESVVEEVKRLMEQYKGETLSITVTGHSLGAALALLVGDELKTCAENMPSVAVFSFGGPRVGNRGFTKRMDDKDVKVLRIVNSQDVITRVPGIFVGEGVLEEKLKNAKAGGFIDMIDRNMPLAYTHVGTELRVDTKMSPYLKPDADVACCHDLEAYLHLVDGFLASNCPFRENAKRSLVRLLQDQRSNVKKLYTSKANNLTSLKLERNGLMASCLPSPS, from the coding sequence ATGATGCTCGTCGGACCAAAGCTCCCAGCTCACAACCTGAACCAGTTTCAGGCCGGAAGAGCCAGCTTCAGAAACTACACGTCCCCATTAAACCCATCAACGAGAGCTCCATCCTCTTGTTCTTATTCACCTGCCTCCATTAAACCCGGTTCTAAGTCCACCGAATTGACTCGGCTCCACCTCGCCAACCTCGACAAGCTCCTCCAAACTCCACCTCCGCCCCAAACCCAACTCGACCCACAACCCGATCTCCAAAAGGACAAAGATCCGAAAAAAAATGGGTCACGAGAAAACAGGGGAAGAGGGCTTCTGGGAGGGCTCAATCTTTCTCGGTTATGGACGCAAGTGAAAGGCGCCGCCGAAGACATGTCTCCGAGACACCTCAAGCGCCTGCAGCGCCTCCTGTCCAAGACTGGAGAGTACTCTCCCAGAAATAATTTGGGCACCCGGTGGCGCGAGTATCACGGTTCGAACAACTGGGCCGGACTACTTGACCCGCTGGATGAGAATCTCCGGCGAGAGGTGGTCAGATACGGCGAGTTTATTCAGGCGGCTTATCAATCGTTTCATTCGAATCCAGCCATGTCGGCAGAGGAGGCTCGGTTGCCTCGCAACGTGGCGCTTCCGGATAGATCATATAAGGTAACCAAGAGCCTTTACGCCACGTCGTCAATCGGGTTGCCCGATTGGGTCGATGAAGTGAGGCCGGATCTGAGTTGGATGACCCAGCGGTCGAGCTGGGTCGGGTACGTGGCAGTTTGTGATGATAAGAGGGAGATTGCACGGATGGGCAGACGCGATATTGTTATTGCCCTCCGTGGGACCTCCACGTGTCTTGAATGGGCCGAGAATTTAAGAGCTCAACTAATTCAGATGCCGTCGACCGAGCAAGGTCAACAGGAAGGCCAAGCAAAGGTGGAATGCGGATTTTTGAGCCTCTACAAAACACGCGGGGCTCACGTGCCGAGCCTTGCCGAGTCAGTGGTTGAAGAGGTCAAGAGGCTGATGGAGCAGTACAAAGGAGAAACATTAAGCATAACTGTGACAGGACACAGCCTTGGTGCTGCCTTAGCTTTGTTAGTAGGCGATGAGCTCAAAACATGCGCCGAGAACATGCCGTCGGTGGCGGTTTTCTCCTTTGGAGGCCCGCGCGTAGGCAACCGAGGATTCACAAAGCGAATGGACGACAAGGATGTGAAAGTATTGAGGATCGTCAACTCTCAAGACGTGATCACTAGGGTTCCGGGTATTTTCGTGGGCGAAGGAGTGCTCGAGGAGAAGTTGAAGAACGCAAAGGCCGGAGGATTCATCGACATGATCGACAGGAACATGCCCTTGGCTTACACACATGTTGGGACAGAATTGAGAGTCGACACAAAAATGTCACCTTATTTGAAGCCCGATGCAGATGTGGCTTGCTGCCATGATTTGGAGGCATATTTGCATTTGGTGGATGGGTTTTTGGCATCTAATTgtccttttagagaaaatgcTAAAAGGAGCTTAGTGAGGTTGCTTCAGGATCAAAGATCTAATGTGAAAAAATTGTATACAAGCAAGGCAAATAATTTGACTAGTTTAAAACTGGAAAGAAATGGACTGATGGCTAGTTGTTTACCTAGTCCATCATAA
- the LOC126619723 gene encoding cyclin-T1-3-like: MTLCHQFYMRQSHGNNDWKIVATSSMLLACKLVDEVRFLNDIVFVGYEIGEKFESGQKSSNGGSIRQRNFFRKQKDLILLRERLVMQTIGFEFDRIKLPFDPLASALKRLNCSSFGDLGMLAKSLIEECIQTTLCLEFKSHCIATGSIAVAAEILKV; this comes from the coding sequence ATGACACTGTGCCACCAATTTTACATGCGGCAATCTCATGGCAATAACGATTGGAAGATTGTTGCAACTTCAAGCATGCTTCTTGCTTGCAAATTAGTCGATGAAGTTAGGTTTTTGAATGACATTGTTTTCGTGGGGTATGAGATTGGGGAAAAATTCGAATCGGGTCAAAAGAGTAGTAATGGTGGTAGTATTAGGCAGAGAAATTTTTTCAGGAAGCAGAAGGATTTGATCTTGCTTAGGGAGAGACTTGTTATGCAAACAATCGGTTTTGAATTTGATCGAATTAAGCTTCCGTTCGATCCACTTGCTTCGGCTCTAAAAAGATTGAATTGTAGTAGCTTTGGAGACCTTGGTATGTTGGCTAAGAGTTTGATTGAGGAGTGCATTCAAACCACATTGTGCTTGGAGTTTAAGTCCCATTGCATTGCAACTGGTTCAATAGCTGTTGCGGCTGAAATTCTCAAAGTATAG
- the LOC126620128 gene encoding uncharacterized protein LOC126620128: protein MPIGETMFELISKQSLIILPLILAGAVSLYLSVNFTQSRPKAISPSGSEEGSPMAANEFGVTVDKNPTQSKLTELGISTWPKWSCGPSKFPWSFSATETMYLLEGKVNVEVDGKEGSFTIGAGDFVVFPKGMKVTWDVIEAVNEHYSLEE from the exons ATGCCAATTGGTGAGACGATGTTTGAATTGATATCAAAGCAGTCGCTAATAATACTTCCTCTAATACTTGCAGGTGCGGTTTCTCTGTATCTCTCCGTCAATTTTACACAATCCAGACCAAAAGCAATCAGTCCATCTGGGTCTGAAGAAGGATCTCCCATGGCCGCCAACGAATTTGGTGTAACAGTTGACAAGAATCCTACTCAGTCCAAGCTCACTGAGCTTGGAATCTCAACTTGGCCCAA GTGGAGTTGTGGTCCGAGCAAATTTCCATGGTCATTCAGTGCCACAGAGACCATGTATCTGCTGGAGGGAAAAGTGAACGTTGAAGTTGATGGGAAAGAAGGATCGTTCACAATCGGGGCTGGTGATTTTGTTGTGTTCCCTAAAGGAATGAAGGTCACTTGGGATGTCATTGAGGCTGTGAACGAGCATTATAGCTTGGAAGAGTGA
- the LOC126619216 gene encoding RGG repeats nuclear RNA binding protein A-like, with translation MATANPFDLLGDDDNEDPSQLLAAQQQKLPAAQPKKPQQAQPAQPAKLPSKPLPPAQSVREGKYEGGRGGGRGGRGFSRGRGGGGGGFNRDPISNENTNGFSGGYRPSEEGDGKASERRGGYGAPRGSFRGGRRGGYNNGEDGEGERPRRVFDRRSGTGRGSDFKREGSGRGNWGTPSDDIAPETEEPGTETEKNVGAEKQSGENEAADANKEDTVNETEEKEPEEKEMTLEEYQKVLEEKRKALLALKTEERKVDVDKDLKAMQLLSNKKENDEIFIKLGSEKDKRKEAAEKEERAKKSVSINEFLKPAEGERYHGGRGRGRGRGPRGGYSGGPGGYSSNAAAPSIGDPGQFPSLGGK, from the exons ATGGCAACCGCGAACCCTTTCGATCTCTTGGGCGATGACGACAACGAGGACCCAAGTCAACTTCTCGCTGCTCAGCAGCAGAAGCTGCCGGCGGCGCAGCCCAAGAAGCCCCAGCAGGCCCAGCCTGCTCAGCCTGCTAAGCTTCCCTCCAAGCCACTCCCCCCTGCACAATCTG TGAGGGAGGGAAAGTATGAAGGTGGCCGTGGAGGTGGCCGTGGTGGACGTGGGTTCAGCCGTGGCcgtggtggaggtggtggtggattTAATAGAGATCCAATCAGCAATGAGAACACCAATGGTTTTTCTGGTGGCTACAGACCATCTGAAGAGGGAGATGGGAAAGCTTCTGAAAGACGCGGGGGCTATGGTGCGCCTCGTGGTTCCTTCCGTGGTGGGCGTCGTGGTGGTTACAACAATGGTGAGGATGGTGAGGGAGAACGCCCTCGGAGGGTATTTGATCGTCGCAGTGGTACAGGACGTGG GAGTGATTTCAAACGTGAAGGGTCTGGTCGGGGGAATTGGGGAACTCCCTCTGATGACATTGCTCC GGAGACTGAGGAGCCTGGAACTGAAACTGAGAAGAATGTTGGTGCTGAGAAGCAGTCGGGAGAAAATGAGGCTGCTGATGCCAATAAGGAGGATACTGTTAATGAGACGGAAGAGAAGGAGCCTGAGGAGAAG GAAATGACTCTGGAAGAGTATCAGAAGGTGCTTGAAGAGAAGAGGAAGGCTCTGCTTGCATTGAAGACTGAGGAAAGAAAGGTTGATGTGGACAAAGACTTGAAGGCCATGCAGCTGCTTTCAAACAAGAAGGAAAATGATGAAATATTTATCAAGCTG GGTTCGGAGAAGGATAAGCGCAAAGAAGCTgctgagaaagaagagagagccAAGAAG TCTGTTAGCATTAATGAGTTTCTGAAGCCCGCTGAAGGCGAGAGGTACCATGGTGGTCGTGGTCGAGGCCGTGGCCGTGGGCCAAGAGGTGGATACAGTGGAGGACCTGGAGGTTACTCAAGCAATGCGGCAGCACCCTCCATTGGGGATCCCGGCCAGTTCCCATCCCTCGGCGGGAAATGA